A window of the Cryptococcus neoformans var. neoformans B-3501A chromosome 9, whole genome shotgun sequence genome harbors these coding sequences:
- a CDS encoding hypothetical protein (HMMPfam hit to Abhydrolase_1, alpha/beta hydrolase fold, score: 45.2, E(): 1.8e-10) gives MGNLSLLFHRPAKPRIGSSPSHSSSLYISRMSDNAPTPQKIRDTNPYASLISQQIAIIPSFTLESGVTLNNVPVAYKTWGKLNEKADNCLVICHALTGSADVEDWWGPLLGLNKAFDPTRFFIFCGNVIGSPYGTISSVTTNPETGKPFGPEMPGSSVKDDVRLHYIILKSLGVKSVAAVVGGSMGGMTVLEYPLNTPPGFVRAIIPLATSARHSAWCISWGEAQRQSIYSDPDYKDGYYYEIEEEGGKVDLARQPARGLAAARMAALLTYRSRDSFESRFGRRAGGGKSSVPKGGVRIMGGQETTDPSVPSESDLAAKSPSWRAWREHNDGHRSSGARPISRSGSEGPNRGEGDAAQAEVVKTQEVKANGNKIGTGGEAPPKIFSAQSYLRYQGDKFTGRFDANCYIHITRKLDTHDLSAPSRDTSLSSLSSGLPSSADATEEELNARLIHALSLEPPALVIGIESDGLFTTSEQRELAAGIPDAELVVIPSPDGHDGFLLEFEAINGWVEGWLKRKMPEFYEKRVIDPEDYVQGEEGFDIKKESVFGEAEADVTRW, from the exons ATGGGTAATTTATCGTTGTTGTTCCATCGTCCTGCAAAACCCAGAATCGGCTCGTCTCCAagtcattcttcttcgctctaCATCTCCAGGATGTCGGATAACGCTCCCACACCTCAAAAAATACGAGACACAAATCCATATgcctctctcatctctcagCAAATCGCGATCATCCCTTCGTTCACCCTAGAGTCAGGTGTCACTCTTAATAATGTTCCAGTGGCATACAAGACCTGGGGTAAACTTAACGAAAAAGCCGACAACTGTTTAGTCATCTGTCATGCTTTGACAGGTAGTGCTGATGTCGAAGATTG GTGGGGACCGTTGCTTGGTCTCAACAAGGCCTTTGACCCGACCAGatttttcatcttctgtgGAAACGTTATAGGTTCACCCTACGGCACTATTTCCAGTGTCACTACCAACCCCGAGACTGGCAAGCCTTTTGGTCCCGAGATGCCCGGAAGTAGCGTCAAGGATGATGTTCG ATTGCATTACATAATTCTCAAATCTCTTGGTGTGAAATCGGTGGCAGCCGTCGTTGGTGGATCCATGGGTGGTATGACTGTTCTTGAATACCCACTCAATACCCCTCCTGGGTTTGTCAGAGCCATTATCCCCCTTGCGACTTCAGCTCGTCATTCAGCTTGGTGTATTTCTTGGGGAGAAGCACAGCGTCAATCTATCTACTCCGATCCAGACTACAAAGACGGTTACTATTACGAaattgaggaggaaggaggcaAAGTTGACCTGGCTCGACAGCCAGCCAGGGGTCTGGCTGCGGCTAGAATGGCGGCTTTGTTGACTTACAGGAGTAGAGACAGCTTTGAAAGCCGATTCGGCCGACGTGCCGGCGGCGGTAAATCGTCAGTGCCCAAGGGTGGTGTACGAATCATGGGTGGTCAAGAGACGACCGACCCTAGCGTCCCCAGTGAGAGCGATCTCGCTGCCAAGTCCCCCAGCTGGAGAGCCTGGAGGGAGCATAACGACGGGCACAGAAGCTCTGGCGCAAGACCGATATCTCGTAGCGGGAGCGAAGGCCCTAACCGTGGAGAGGGTGATGCGGCTCAGGCTGAGGTTGTAAAGACTCAAGAAGTGAAGGCCAACGGGAATAAAATTGGAACTGGCGGAGAAGCACCGCCCAAAATCTTTTCTGCGCAAAGCTATCTTCGCTACCAGGGAGACAAG TTTACTGGTCGATTTGATGCCAACTGTTACATCCACATCACCCGTAAACTCGACACCCACGATCTGTCCGCTCCTTCCCGTGACACTTCTCTGtcctcactctcttctGGTCTTCCCTCGTCCGCCGACgcaacagaagaagagctcaATGCCCGTTTGATCCACgctctttctcttgaaCCTCCCGCTTTGGTCATCGGCATTGAGTCCGATGGCTTGTTCACCACTTCCGAACAACGCGAGCTTGCAGCTGGGATCCCCGATGCAGAGCTTGTTGTCATTCCTTCCCCTGACGGACATGACGGTTTCTTATTGGAGTTTGAAGCCATTAACGGATGGGTTGAAGGATGgctgaagagaaagatgccCGAGTTCTACGAGAAACGAGTGATCGATCCCGAAGATTATGTacagggagaagaaggatttgaCATCAAAAAGGAAAGCGTATTCGGCGAGGCCGAGGCAGATGTTACGAGGTGGTAA
- a CDS encoding hypothetical protein (HMMPfam hit to NAPRTase, Nicotinate phosphoribosyltransferase (NAPRTase) family, score: 283.2, E(): 4.1e-82): protein MPDKLHLPIDDVQIPFSILDTDLYKLTMQNAVLHHFSDAHVVIKFTNRSPQMLFSKECFDWVQQRVNDLSKLKLTSEERKELSKACPYFSESYLDYLSNMQLDPVKQVKLTFIPQGSNEKGEKMGEIGCVIEGPWKDTMLYEVPVMAILSEGYFKFVDTDWDYDGQFELAKKKALDLLNPPAPTTSLSFSEFGTRRRRSFKAQDIIMRGLIAGHEEYKSKGGSQGILSGTSNVYLALKYGLNPVGTIAHEWIMAVGATYGYRGANGRAMDMWEEVYPPGTKFSSPLTMLTDTYTAAIFFKDFISDPARALRWAVLRQDSGDAFKFVEDAKEAWRTIEDKAGIKRDVGPNGEEEVAKGKKVIFSDGLDVEKAIKLQQGCDKAGMAASFGIGTDLTNDFRKASDPSQKSKALNMVIKLNKINGKDCIKLSDDKGKHTGSLEEVRKAQQELGIDKN, encoded by the exons ATGCCGGACAAGCTACACCTACCCATAGATGATGTCCAGATCCCCTTCAGTATCCTCGATACTGACCTTTACAAG CTTACAATGCAAAACGCCGTCCTCCACCACTTTAGTGACGCGCATGTGGTCATCAAGTTTACCAATAGGAGTCCTCAAATGCTCTTCTCGAAGGAATGTTTTGACTGGGTACAACAGCGAGTGAATG ACCTTTCGAAGCTCAAGTTGACTTCAGAAGAACGTAAAGAGCTTTCTAAGGCTTGTCCTTATTTCTCGGAATCATACCTAGATTATCTCTCCAATATGCAACTCGACCCTGTCAAGCAAGTAAAGCTCACTTTCATTCCCCAGGGCTCCAacgagaaaggagaaaagatgggTGAGATTGGATGTGTCATCGAAGGGCCTTGGAAGGATACTATGTTATACGAAGTTCCCGTTATGGCTATCT TGAGTGAAGGATACTTCAAGTTTGTGGACACCGACTGGGATTACGACGGGCAGTTTG AActggccaagaagaaggctttaGATCTCTTGAATCCTCCTGCTCCCACGACGTCATTATCGTTCTCTGAATTCGGCACTCGCCGTCGACGGAGTTTCAAGGCCCAGGATATCATCATGCGGGGCCTTATTGCTGGCCATGAAGAGTACAAATCCAAAGGAGGGAGTCAGGGGATTTTGAGCGGGACAAGTAAT GTCTATTTGGCTTTGAAATACGGCCTCAATCCTGTCGGCACGATTGCCCATGAATGGATCATGGCCGTCGGTGCGACTTATGGATACAGAGGGGCTAATGGAAGAGCTATGGATATGTGGGAAGAGG TCTACCCTCCCGGTACCAAGttttcctctccactcACCATGCTCACGGACACCTACACTGCCGCGATCTTCTTTAAAGACTTTATCTCCGATCCCGCTCGTGCTCTTCGCTGGGCCGTTCTCAGGCAAGATTCTGGAGACGCCTTCAAGTTTGTCGAGGACGCAAAGGAGGCGTGGAGAACTATCGAGGATAAGGCTGGTATCAAGCGAGACGTTGGGCCGaatggcgaggaagaagttgcaaaaggaaagaaggttaTTTTCAGTGACGGCTTAGATGTGGAGAAGGCCATCAAGTTGCAACAAGGGTGTGACAAGGCTGGCATGGCGG CATCATTCGGTATCGGTACGGACTTGACCAATGATTTTCGTAAGGCCTCAGATCCCAGTCAAAAGTCCAAAGCTTTGAATATGGTCATCAAACTCAACAAGATCAATGGAAAGGATTGTATCAAGTTGTCAGATGACAAGGGGAAG CATACTGGTTCGCTTGAAGAGGTTAGGAAAGCTCAACAGGAACTGGGCATTGACAAGAACTAG